In Croceicoccus sp. Ery15, a genomic segment contains:
- the pdxA gene encoding 4-hydroxythreonine-4-phosphate dehydrogenase PdxA — protein sequence MLHQAPSGLVVSTGDPAGIGPELIARLWEMRGAEALPPFACVGSATLLQAAAASVGIDLPVARIETMAQAGDMFADALPVIDLGDVPYRPGQPDAQGARLALDSLTRASAMAVSGEAGGILTAPIAKAELAKVGFTHPGQTEFVAEACGAPADDAVMMLAGPSLRVVPITVHVALSRVPALLSARLIHRRTAIAARALQRDFGIAAPRIAVAGLNPHAGENGRMGSEDAAIIAPAVEQLRADGFDVRGPLPADTMFHAAARETYDFAVCMYHDQALIPLKALDFDKGVNVTLGLPVIRTSPDHGTAFDIAGTGRAHAGPMLAALRMAGECAARRHRIAA from the coding sequence ATGCTCCATCAGGCGCCTTCGGGGCTTGTCGTATCGACAGGCGATCCGGCCGGAATCGGTCCGGAACTGATCGCGCGGCTGTGGGAAATGCGCGGGGCAGAGGCTTTGCCTCCCTTCGCCTGCGTCGGCAGCGCCACCCTGTTGCAGGCCGCCGCTGCCAGCGTGGGCATCGATCTGCCGGTCGCGCGCATCGAAACCATGGCACAGGCGGGCGATATGTTTGCCGATGCGCTGCCGGTGATCGATCTGGGCGATGTCCCGTACCGCCCCGGCCAGCCCGATGCGCAGGGGGCGCGGCTGGCGCTGGACAGCCTGACCCGTGCCAGCGCCATGGCCGTATCGGGTGAGGCTGGCGGCATATTGACTGCCCCGATCGCCAAGGCCGAACTGGCGAAGGTCGGTTTTACCCATCCGGGCCAGACCGAATTCGTGGCCGAAGCCTGCGGCGCGCCCGCCGACGACGCGGTGATGATGCTGGCCGGACCGTCGCTGCGCGTCGTGCCCATTACGGTCCATGTCGCCCTGTCGCGCGTGCCCGCATTGCTGTCCGCCCGGCTGATCCATCGCCGCACCGCCATCGCCGCCCGCGCCCTGCAGCGCGATTTCGGCATTGCCGCACCGCGCATTGCCGTCGCGGGGCTGAACCCCCATGCCGGAGAGAACGGACGCATGGGCAGCGAGGATGCGGCGATTATCGCGCCTGCCGTCGAACAATTGCGCGCGGACGGGTTCGACGTGCGCGGGCCGCTGCCTGCCGACACCATGTTCCACGCCGCCGCGCGCGAAACCTATGATTTTGCAGTGTGCATGTATCACGATCAGGCACTGATCCCGCTGAAGGCGCTGGATTTCGACAAAGGCGTCAATGTCACGCTGGGCCTGCCGGTGATCCGCACCTCGCCCGATCATGGCACCGCGTTCGACATCGCGGGCACGGGCCGTGCGCATGCGGGGCCGATGCTGGCGGCGCTGCGCATGGCAGGCGAATGCGCCGCGCGGCGACACAGGATCGCGGCATGA
- a CDS encoding arginine N-succinyltransferase, whose translation MTHIIRPSRPDDLEALYEMAKLTGGGFTNLPPDRPALTAKLNASARAFSRPADSEIGNDLFVLMLEDAASGRILGTCQIFSRIGGDLPFYSYRIATLTTHSRELDRTFRNQMLNLVTDLEGSSEVGGLFLHPNARAGGLGMLLARSRYLFIAMHRARFGDRLLAELRGVVDAQGNAPFWDGVAGRFFGMSFRDADEFNALHGNQFIADLMPKNPIYVNMISEEARDAIAVTHESGRPARRMLEAEGFRFENYVDIFDAGPTMIARTDQVKTIAATRGASMATGEPANCQRALVAAGALQDFRCAMARVEPRDDGSLAVEAEAAAALQLRPGDALFWAPR comes from the coding sequence ATGACCCATATCATCCGCCCTTCGCGTCCCGACGATCTGGAAGCCTTGTATGAAATGGCGAAGCTGACCGGCGGCGGCTTTACCAACCTTCCGCCCGACCGGCCCGCGTTGACCGCCAAGCTGAACGCCAGCGCGCGCGCTTTCTCCCGACCGGCCGACTCCGAAATCGGCAATGATCTGTTCGTGCTGATGCTGGAGGATGCAGCCAGCGGCCGGATATTGGGCACATGCCAGATCTTCAGCCGGATCGGCGGCGATCTGCCGTTCTATTCCTATCGCATCGCCACGCTGACGACCCACAGCCGCGAGCTTGACCGCACATTCCGCAACCAGATGCTGAACCTCGTCACCGATCTGGAAGGGTCGAGCGAGGTCGGCGGGCTGTTCCTTCACCCCAATGCGCGTGCGGGCGGGCTAGGCATGTTGCTGGCGCGCAGCCGTTATCTGTTCATCGCCATGCATCGCGCGCGTTTCGGCGACCGGTTGCTGGCCGAATTGCGCGGCGTGGTCGACGCACAGGGCAACGCGCCGTTCTGGGACGGTGTCGCGGGCCGGTTTTTCGGCATGAGCTTTCGCGATGCCGACGAATTCAACGCATTGCACGGCAACCAGTTCATTGCCGATCTGATGCCCAAGAACCCGATCTATGTGAATATGATCAGCGAGGAAGCGCGCGATGCCATCGCCGTGACCCACGAAAGCGGCCGCCCCGCCCGCCGCATGCTGGAGGCAGAGGGTTTCCGCTTTGAAAACTATGTCGATATTTTCGATGCCGGCCCGACGATGATCGCACGCACCGATCAGGTGAAGACGATTGCCGCCACGCGCGGTGCCTCCATGGCGACGGGCGAACCGGCGAACTGCCAGCGCGCGCTGGTCGCGGCGGGGGCGTTACAGGATTTCCGCTGCGCCATGGCACGGGTAGAGCCGCGCGACGACGGATCGCTGGCGGTGGAGGCAGAGGCTGCCGCCGCGCTGCAACTGCGCCCCGGCGATGCGCTGTTCTGGGCGCCGCGATAA
- the rsmA gene encoding 16S rRNA (adenine(1518)-N(6)/adenine(1519)-N(6))-dimethyltransferase RsmA has protein sequence MNAPQLPPLREVIAKHGLSASKALGQNFLFDEQLLDRIAAIPGSLKDRDVLEIGPGPGGLTRALLRAGAKVTAIEMDRRCLPALAELGETFPDRLTVIEGDAMAIDHDSLFDGPYAVVANLPYNVGTALFTRWMGQEEWPPRWTSLTLMFQQEVAQRIVASPNSSAYGRLAVLGQWRAEARIAMKVHRSAFTPPPKVMSAIVHAVPAAAPRGVSMRVLARVTEAAFGQRRKMLRQSLKNVAGALDALATLDIDPARRAETLSIAEFCAIARELT, from the coding sequence ATGAACGCGCCCCAACTGCCCCCCTTGCGCGAAGTCATCGCGAAACACGGGCTGTCCGCGTCAAAGGCACTGGGCCAGAATTTCCTGTTCGACGAACAATTGCTTGACCGCATCGCCGCAATACCCGGCTCGTTGAAGGACCGGGATGTGCTGGAAATCGGCCCTGGCCCCGGCGGGCTGACCCGCGCCCTGCTGCGCGCAGGGGCAAAGGTCACCGCGATTGAGATGGACCGCCGCTGCCTGCCCGCTCTGGCCGAACTGGGAGAGACCTTTCCCGACCGGCTTACGGTGATCGAGGGCGATGCCATGGCCATCGATCACGACAGCCTGTTCGACGGGCCTTATGCCGTTGTGGCCAACCTGCCCTATAATGTCGGCACGGCGCTGTTCACCCGCTGGATGGGACAGGAAGAATGGCCGCCGCGATGGACGTCGCTGACGCTGATGTTCCAGCAGGAAGTCGCGCAGCGCATCGTCGCAAGTCCCAATAGCAGCGCCTATGGCCGTCTGGCCGTGTTGGGTCAGTGGCGGGCCGAAGCGCGGATCGCGATGAAAGTGCATCGCAGCGCCTTTACCCCGCCGCCCAAGGTGATGAGCGCCATCGTCCACGCCGTCCCCGCCGCCGCGCCGCGGGGCGTGTCGATGCGCGTGCTGGCCCGCGTGACAGAGGCGGCGTTCGGCCAGCGGCGCAAAATGCTGCGCCAGTCGCTGAAAAATGTGGCGGGCGCGCTGGACGCGCTGGCCACGCTGGATATCGATCCCGCTCGCCGCGCAGAGACTTTGTCGATCGCGGAATTCTGCGCCATCGCGCGCGAACTTACCTGA
- a CDS encoding N-succinylarginine dihydrolase, translated as MLREINFDGIVGPSHNYAGLSLGNLAATRHAGDTAFPREAALQGIAKMRHNLRLGLGQGFFLPLPRPNRAFLHDMCANEEFDPALTAMAWSASSMWTANAATVSPAPDTADGRCHLTVANLVTMPHRSIEWPDTLRQLRIAFADQTHFAVHGPVPPTFGDEGAANHMRMGASHAEAGVEIFIYGRPGGKFPARQHEQAFRAIARRHGLNPGRCIFAEQAPEAIAAGAFHNDVVAVANEDVLFCHDQAFADKDALYAAIREKLPTAKIVEVPASAVSLADAISSYLFNAQLVTLPEGVQALIVPTEAWDNAPVRAFLDAMVAGNGPIRKVLPVDVRQSMANGGGPACLRLRVVADPATVDPRFMLDDAKADLLEGVIARHWPERISSAEIGNEALADHIRNAHGHLCEAVGLKDYG; from the coding sequence ATGCTGCGCGAGATCAATTTCGACGGGATCGTCGGCCCTTCGCATAATTACGCGGGACTCAGCCTTGGCAATCTGGCCGCTACGCGCCACGCGGGCGATACGGCCTTTCCGCGAGAGGCGGCGCTGCAGGGCATTGCCAAGATGCGCCATAATTTGCGGCTGGGGCTGGGACAGGGCTTTTTCCTGCCGCTGCCGCGCCCGAACCGCGCTTTTCTGCACGACATGTGCGCCAATGAAGAGTTCGATCCGGCACTGACGGCCATGGCATGGTCGGCCAGTTCGATGTGGACCGCCAATGCCGCCACCGTTTCCCCCGCGCCCGATACGGCGGACGGGCGTTGCCATCTGACGGTCGCCAATCTGGTGACCATGCCGCACCGGTCGATCGAATGGCCCGACACTCTGCGGCAATTGCGCATCGCCTTTGCAGACCAGACGCATTTTGCCGTCCACGGCCCCGTGCCGCCCACTTTCGGTGACGAAGGCGCGGCAAACCATATGCGCATGGGCGCTTCGCATGCCGAGGCAGGGGTCGAAATTTTCATCTATGGCCGCCCCGGCGGGAAATTTCCCGCCCGCCAGCACGAGCAGGCGTTCCGCGCCATCGCGCGCCGCCACGGCCTGAACCCGGGACGCTGCATCTTTGCCGAACAGGCGCCCGAGGCGATTGCCGCAGGGGCGTTCCACAATGACGTGGTGGCCGTCGCGAACGAGGATGTGCTATTCTGCCACGACCAGGCCTTCGCCGATAAAGACGCGCTCTATGCCGCGATCCGCGAAAAGCTGCCCACGGCCAAAATCGTCGAGGTTCCGGCCAGTGCCGTCAGCCTTGCCGATGCCATTTCGAGTTACCTCTTCAACGCGCAGCTGGTGACTTTGCCCGAAGGGGTGCAGGCGCTGATCGTGCCGACCGAAGCGTGGGACAATGCGCCCGTGCGCGCCTTTCTGGATGCGATGGTCGCAGGCAACGGACCCATTCGCAAGGTGCTGCCCGTCGACGTGCGGCAATCCATGGCCAATGGCGGAGGGCCAGCATGTCTGCGGCTTCGCGTGGTGGCTGACCCTGCAACGGTGGACCCGCGCTTTATGCTGGACGACGCCAAGGCCGACCTTCTGGAAGGGGTGATCGCGCGCCATTGGCCCGAGCGGATATCCTCTGCCGAAATCGGCAACGAAGCCCTCGCCGACCATATCCGCAACGCGCACGGGCACCTGTGCGAGGCCGTTGGGCTCAAGGATTATGGTTAA
- a CDS encoding hydrolase, whose amino-acid sequence MKPEDPAITAAQAAMLAAIEPARMLDRTLAWSAINSGTGNLDGLAHQAELLAACFGELPGEVRMEDPAPVSAIDAAGREIALQRGQHLVLSVRPDAARRVLLTGHMDTVFPADHPFQTIRELERGVLNGPGLADMKGGIAVMAEALLAFERSPLASTLGYDVMINSDEEVGSQSSAPLIARLAADKLAALTYEPATMPDGTMAGARGGSGNYSVIFTGRSAHAGRNPQDGRNALVAASDLVLRLKAMQTTDLPINPAKIDGGSANNVVPDHAVLRFNIRPKSRKVAEAFEGSLPGLLNAIAAQHEVEVHLHGGISRPPKPVDPQAARLFALVDDSARALGLIAARRDTGGVCDGNNIAACGVPVVDTMGVRGGAIHSPDEYLIVESLAERAQLSALVLRRLAQHGLGDGAPDLSENA is encoded by the coding sequence ATGAAACCAGAGGATCCCGCCATTACCGCCGCACAGGCCGCCATGCTGGCCGCCATCGAGCCCGCCCGCATGTTGGACCGCACGCTGGCGTGGAGCGCGATCAACAGCGGGACGGGCAATCTGGACGGGCTGGCGCATCAGGCAGAATTGCTGGCGGCCTGCTTTGGCGAATTACCGGGCGAGGTGCGGATGGAAGACCCCGCCCCCGTCAGCGCCATCGATGCGGCGGGCCGCGAAATCGCCTTGCAGCGTGGGCAGCATCTCGTCCTTTCGGTCCGTCCCGACGCGGCACGGCGGGTGTTGCTGACGGGGCATATGGACACGGTTTTTCCCGCCGACCACCCGTTCCAGACGATCCGCGAACTGGAACGGGGCGTGCTGAACGGACCCGGCCTTGCCGACATGAAGGGCGGCATCGCGGTCATGGCAGAGGCATTACTGGCGTTCGAGCGCAGCCCGCTGGCATCCACGCTGGGCTATGATGTGATGATCAATTCGGACGAGGAAGTGGGCAGCCAGTCCTCTGCCCCGCTGATCGCGCGACTGGCGGCGGACAAGCTGGCGGCGCTGACCTATGAACCCGCGACCATGCCCGATGGCACGATGGCGGGCGCGCGGGGCGGTTCGGGCAATTACTCGGTAATTTTCACGGGCCGTTCGGCGCATGCGGGACGCAATCCGCAGGACGGGCGCAACGCGCTGGTCGCTGCCAGCGATCTGGTCCTGCGGCTGAAGGCAATGCAAACCACCGATCTGCCGATCAATCCGGCGAAGATCGACGGCGGCAGCGCCAATAATGTCGTGCCCGACCATGCGGTGCTGCGTTTCAACATCCGCCCCAAAAGCCGCAAGGTCGCGGAGGCGTTCGAGGGCAGCCTGCCCGGCCTGCTCAACGCGATTGCTGCGCAGCACGAGGTGGAGGTGCATCTGCACGGCGGCATATCGCGCCCGCCCAAACCCGTCGATCCGCAAGCCGCGCGCCTGTTCGCTCTGGTCGACGATAGCGCGCGCGCATTGGGCCTGATCGCAGCGCGGCGCGATACGGGCGGAGTGTGCGACGGCAATAATATCGCGGCCTGCGGCGTGCCCGTGGTCGATACGATGGGCGTGCGCGGCGGGGCGATCCACTCTCCGGACGAATATCTGATCGTCGAATCGCTGGCCGAACGCGCACAATTGTCGGCGCTGGTTTTGCGCCGCCTTGCGCAGCATGGTCTTGGCGACGGCGCGCCCGACCTTTCGGAGAATGCATGA